One genomic window of Candidatus Baltobacteraceae bacterium includes the following:
- a CDS encoding fimbria/pilus periplasmic chaperone, giving the protein MWQRSISKLAAAAALALVLVWGLPARSATFSVDPIIVTLEKGNTSATVAIKNQSPDLLRLQVTGFAWQQSPSGEMQLTPTDDLVFFPQLLTLGPGETHRVRIGTTAEQGPVEKTFRMFVEELPSLQSVITPKAAGITLRLKIGIPVFVSPNVRASVSGAIRDASIRNNVLAFDVVNTGNTHFSIQQVHVVGKNASGADVLTRELTGWYLLAGGTRHFTVSISKSNCESLSSLAVQVHADATTLSTSFPNLSKQCGFVSRL; this is encoded by the coding sequence ATGTGGCAACGATCAATTTCTAAGCTCGCCGCCGCAGCGGCACTGGCGCTGGTCCTCGTTTGGGGGCTTCCCGCCCGATCCGCAACGTTCTCGGTCGACCCGATTATCGTTACGCTCGAAAAGGGCAACACCAGCGCGACGGTTGCGATCAAGAATCAAAGCCCCGACCTTCTGCGCCTCCAGGTCACCGGCTTTGCGTGGCAGCAGAGCCCCTCAGGCGAAATGCAGCTCACGCCGACCGACGATCTCGTCTTCTTTCCGCAGCTGCTCACGCTCGGTCCGGGTGAGACGCACCGGGTTCGGATCGGAACGACCGCGGAGCAGGGACCGGTCGAGAAGACGTTCCGCATGTTCGTCGAGGAACTGCCTTCACTGCAGAGCGTCATTACGCCGAAGGCCGCCGGAATTACCCTTCGTCTGAAGATCGGCATACCGGTCTTCGTGAGTCCGAACGTGCGGGCGTCGGTCAGCGGAGCCATTCGCGACGCATCGATACGAAATAACGTTCTCGCATTCGACGTCGTGAACACCGGCAACACCCATTTCTCGATTCAGCAGGTTCACGTCGTCGGCAAGAACGCTTCAGGAGCAGATGTGCTGACGCGCGAGCTTACGGGCTGGTATTTACTGGCGGGCGGTACGCGTCATTTTACGGTTTCGATCAGTAAGAGCAACTGCGAGTCGTTGAGCTCCCTCGCCGTACAGGTGCACGCCGACGCAACGACGCTGTCTACCTCATTTCCCAATCTCAGTAAGCAGTGTGGTTTCGTATCGCGGTTATGA
- a CDS encoding spore coat protein U domain-containing protein, whose translation MKLPIAARYAGLATIFAFATALIPGAVSAGSAGPVSVPVSATVTQNCTITAPVAIAFGAYDPVTVTTATNAAGSVTITCTKAATGVTLTLNDGSGVTATCGSDKRAMTGGTNANALCYDIYEDSSHTTRFPATAVSETVSGGITTPSVISLYGQIKAAAQDVSVDSYNDTVQATINW comes from the coding sequence ATGAAACTTCCTATTGCCGCGCGCTATGCCGGCCTAGCTACCATCTTTGCGTTTGCCACGGCCCTGATTCCCGGTGCAGTGAGCGCCGGCTCGGCCGGTCCGGTAAGCGTCCCCGTGAGCGCCACCGTGACGCAGAACTGCACGATTACGGCTCCGGTCGCCATCGCGTTCGGCGCCTACGATCCGGTCACGGTTACCACCGCAACGAACGCGGCCGGCTCCGTGACGATCACGTGTACCAAAGCTGCGACCGGCGTAACGCTTACGCTCAACGACGGCTCGGGCGTGACGGCCACGTGCGGATCAGACAAGCGGGCTATGACGGGCGGCACCAACGCAAACGCGCTCTGCTACGACATCTACGAGGATAGCAGCCACACCACGCGGTTTCCGGCAACGGCCGTTTCCGAGACGGTGAGCGGCGGCATCACGACGCCGAGCGTGATTAGCCTCTATGGGCAGATCAAGGCTGCGGCGCAAGACGTCAGCGTTGACTCGTATAACGATACGGTTCAAGCAACCATAAACTGGTAG
- a CDS encoding spore coat U domain-containing protein, whose translation MARGVRAVVSVSATVKKDCLMRSDGPMKFGEYRIGQKGPLKVEVSPLQISCTKGSTVFIALDGGLNPKGRHRYMEGPKHTKVRYQIYLNGHSRLAWNELHQVKYVARTVAFTPIKFYGEVPGKQTPLAGHYHDTLVATVNF comes from the coding sequence ATGGCGAGAGGCGTTCGCGCCGTCGTGTCCGTGAGTGCTACGGTGAAGAAGGACTGCCTGATGCGTTCTGACGGGCCGATGAAGTTCGGCGAATACCGGATCGGGCAAAAAGGACCGCTCAAGGTCGAGGTCTCACCGCTGCAGATCTCGTGCACGAAAGGTTCGACGGTCTTCATTGCGCTCGACGGCGGCTTGAATCCCAAGGGAAGACACCGCTACATGGAGGGCCCAAAACATACCAAGGTGAGGTACCAAATCTACCTCAACGGGCACAGTAGGCTGGCTTGGAACGAACTCCATCAGGTGAAGTACGTTGCGCGAACGGTAGCGTTCACGCCGATTAAGTTCTACGGCGAAGTACCCGGCAAACAAACTCCCCTGGCCGGTCATTATCACGATACGCTCGTTGCAACGGTAAACTTCTGA